CATCTGCCTTTATCAGATGATAAAAAGACAGTTTACATCTAAAATTTTCTCCCTCGAAAAGCTAGGATAAGGTATTCGCCCTCTAATGGTTATAAATGTGAATCCAATGAGTCAATAACAATGGATTTTTTGATTTCTAGAGTAGAACTACCACGACCACTCTCATGCCGTGATTGTTATCTGCCCTTTTACTTCCAAGTCACCGAGAAGGGGCTTTTAACCCGATTGAAGCTATTGTTAGAATTCACCCATGTCAGCTGCCCTTGTGCAAAGCTCATCTTCCCTTTTTCTGTTCTCTTCCTTGATGTAAACCATACCTTATAACTCAAACTCTGATTGATGTGTGTGAAGATTAACCTTTGGGGTTTAACTCTCACATTTACTTCCTTAGGTGCCATTACTTCCACCTTGTAAATGGAATTAGGACTCCCCACGTTTGTTACTCGTCTTTTGATCATTTTACTTCTTGTACCATGTTTGAATATAACTGAAATGGAAGGGTAATTGAGGCTGAAACCCCTGTTCATCTTCAAAACTTCGCGGCAGCTAACATTCCTGTGAGTGATGGTAAgaatttctgattttgtgtaTCCAAGAGTGCATAAATGCGTGACATAATCCTCCGGCCTGATGTCATAAATCAACCCTGGATCAATGGCTTTTTCGGGGTTGACATGTCCGGCACCAATTGCAAAAACACCAGCTGGTTTGTCTCCATCCATTATCGGTTTTCCTGAATGGTCAACTACCTCAGCAGTTGTCATAACGGCAGATTTAATGGCTGCAGGGCTCCATTTGGGATGAGCTGAGCGTATCAGAGCAGCGATGCCACTGCCATGTGGACAGGCCATTGAAGTCCCCGACATGATAGTAAAATTCACTCTTCTAGAATCTTCTGGAAGGCCGGTGGGGCCTAAGTTTTGAGGCCAAGCAGCAATTATGTTGACCCCGGGAGCAATCACATCCGGTTTGAGGATTGAAGGGTTAGAATAACTCGGTCCTCTAGCAGAGAACTGAGCTACTGCTGGTGCTCTGGATTTTCCTATAACTGTACCTCCGAATACAATTCTAGCTGTCGGTCTCCTTGTAGAGTTTATGTAAGCTTTCAAGCGAACTGATTCTTTGAAGCCAATAAGAGTTGCAGGCAAGACATGGACATCAATTGAGTTTTCCTCTTGGTTTATCACTGTGTTTGCCAAGATCATTGCAGCACCCCCAGCTTCCTTCACCGCTTCACCTTTCTCTGCTCTTCCATTGACACCTCGGTCACAAACCACAATTTTTCCGCGGACTTTTGCTCGTGGAAGAGACCCTTTGAAGCAATATTCACTTCCACTATTCTCACTTGTCACGTAAACCAGTTCAAGCTCTTTCCCTGCTCTCTTAAGATGGTTTCCGGGGTACAAAGATTCTCCATAGAGATATTTTCCGTTCCCCATTTGAACTATTCCTGGAAATCTTCGGTCTAGTGTACTTGCACCAATGGTAGTGATCCAAGGAGCTTCATTGGCAACTGAGCTTTGGATGGGACCATTGTTGCCTGCTGCGCACACAACTGAAATTCCATGCTCTACTGCTCGAAAACTGCCAATTGCAATGTTGTCATCGAAAAGTGGAATGGGGAAGCCAcctagagagagggagagaatgtCTACTCCATCTCTAATTGCAACATCCATCGCTGCAAGGATATCAGAGCTATAACATCCATTGAGCCAGCACACTTTGTACACCGCTATATGTGCTCCGGGAGCCATTCCTTGAGCCACACCAGCTGCATTGCCTAAAACACTTGCCATTGGGACAGTGGCGCCCCCTGCTGTTGATGATGTGTGAGTTCCATGCCCATGGGAATCACGCGGTGACACATACTCACGACCACCATCTGGTGTGTATGTAGCTACGCGATGGCCCTTAGTGAAGAACCTAGCACCAATGAGTTTCCGGTTGCAATTTGAAGAATTGAAGTTCTGCCCTTCTTGACAAATCCCTCTCCATTTATTGGGAACTGCTGGCATTCCACGATCATTGAAGCTCGGACTCTCGGGCCAAACTCCGGTATCGAGCACCCCAATGATTGTGCCTCTACCAAAGGCAGACTTGTACCAAGCACCTTCCCTTGAAGCACTGAGGCTGAGTCCCAAGAATTTGTAAGAATAAGTAGTGTGAATTTGGAGCCTATGGTCAGGCCTAATTGAAATGACATCAGGCAGCATTTTCAAGGACTCGAGCTCCAACTCAGATAGCTGAGCGGCAAACCCTTCCATGGCAGAATGGTAAGAGTAAAGAAGTCGCGAAGAAGCGTCTTCTTCGGAAGacattgtttgttgaagaaacgAGAGATGCCAACTCGGCTTAGAAGCAAAAGAAGAGCTGGTCACACCCTGCGGGTTGAGCTGAACAATGTAAGTCTGGAGAGTGTTTGCACAAACCGAAACCAAGACAACGAAGAGAATGGAAATGAAAAGACGGGTTTTGAGTGTTACGAGTTCCATTGTTGAAGGTTAAGAACACAATGGAGCGTAGGCTGCTGAATGTGCATGATTTGGTGGAAGAACTGAGGGGGTATTTGAAGGAGTTTGGGGGAGCTTTCATAAAAAAAAGAGAGCTCTGAGTTGAAATACGAAACTCGTGAAATATAAGAGCTCTGCATCACGAGGATCCATAGTAGTGGTCAAGAGTGAAGAGCTTGAGCTAAAAGCCTTTCACGGGATGTAATGGTTTAAGATTTATTTCATTTATTACCATGGAAGGCAGTAATGTAAAAGAATTCTGTGAATCTTTGTTTCTCAATTTGGCGTTTGGATTTCATAGAATATAGAAGTTGGTCATTTAATGCTGATCTCCCTTCATGCTGCTCTGCATTTACCAACACGCTCTCTATCCTCTAGATTGGTCTCCCTGCCTCCGTCCCCACATGCAGCTTGTGCATTGCTACTAGTTTGAACAAGGGCGGAAATTTGAACTTAGGATATTGGAAAGAGAAGTACCATTAGATTAGAAACTCGAGCATCACAGTAAAAAATACGAAAATATGAATGTATTACCAAAGATTGATTTGGATGTGGTAATGTATGTAACAATAATAAGCTACTAATTGTTCCTTTGGAGCCTAGCGGATGTGTGAAAAACATATCCCTTTGTCCTGGGTTTGAAAGTTCAAAAATTACAATTGTCgattttatggagaaatatttgCTGGTGCCATAAAAAATCAACTTATTTATGATAATGATACTGTCAGCACGTCAAACTTCAATTTAATTACGATACTGTCATTATCACAAAATTCAATATGTTTACAATTGTGCTAGTGCTTCCATGtttttattcttattattaataaaaattcatttAGTGCTTTTCGTTGTGTggaaaaattttcattaaagcCCCTAAAATCATAACATTGCCAATTTAAATTATCTCCCAAACTCTTGCTAACCAAACACCAATCTCTCTCTTTGAATCCATAACCACTTGTGTATGTGAACACCTATTattttcctctcttctttcctATGCCATGGCAGATCGGGCATGGCTTCTCCGTCGACTTCACGGGCCCGCCCCCATTAATTCTCTCCGCCAACCTCTCTCCTCCCTCGTCATCGATCCTTTCTCTACAACACTGATCGAATCAGTAAATCTAGCTCATAGGTTTCTTAACCATCCATATTAATGTGGTTTTTTCAAACTCATAAACTTTTATCATTTTATCGAGATGTGACAAATCCTAAATGGAGGGGGATGGGTGAGAAACCATAGTAGTTCTGTCATAGCATATCCAATGAGTGATTTCCACACGTACGAAATTCAGAAAGATCTAAGACACAAAAGTAAATACAAAAGAGTCATTACTGTTCTTTTAAAGGAGAGCAACTTATATGAAACGTGTTCACCATCACATGGTATCTTGATCCAATACATTtacatgtgaaaaaaaaacttgcacGCTGCATGCATTATTGGATAGGGGATTTTAGGTGGCTGTGTGAACTCGTTTCATGTAAGCACTTCTCCTTCAAAAGTGCAATAATCTCATAATAGGTCCTAAGCACGGCCAACCCTAAGaacatctccaatggttgggctaaaagccaaattttttagcccggaaaatttagcttttagcccagaaacaacttttctgctccaaccgttctagcctaaaattttagcccgggattattaaagaatgaacttaggctattttttttgttaaattaatttttttttaaaaaaaaaaatatatgtagactatcgtaaattaattttatgaacattttaacctaaaaaaaatttaaattccgataaatattgagtGAAGTTCACTCCGatttttgggctaaattttggggggaatttggcattggtttagcatttagcatttagtccaaaatttccccttgggttggagtgggtttggggggaaattttggggggtaattcggcttttagcccaccattggagttggtctaagggTAGTCAAAATAGGTGCTGCCTAGGGCTAGGCCCCCACTTCGGAGGGGCctccattttttaaatatatatgtatataaattttacaatttaaattcaataaaagtttcaaaaaataaaatcataggcAATACTATTACTTTCCACAAAaacaattttacttttttttttcccgtcaCTTATAGGTAACTATAGTTTTACTCCTTCATCtctattaaaattcaaaattcaaaatgctAGTTCTTTTTTTCTCGATACAACCCCACTCACTTTTACTCTCTTTTTTCATAAAAACTATCGCTCTTCTCTCTTGGTTTTCACATGGTGAGCATTCTGATAATGATGAGAGATACTTGTTTTCTAGAGCTAAAAATTTTGAGAGAAACTTTACCGAAGGAAATAAATTAGGCAATGGAAGTGTTGAAATATCTAATACAAATGGATGGTTGTTTCCCGAATACATGAGTTGCTTATAAAATTTTGTTAACCATACCAGTTACTGTTGCCTCTGCAAAAGGAAGATTTTCAAAATCAGAGTTCATCAAATCTTATCTTCGATCAATTATGTCACAAGAAAGATTGAATGAGTTAACTATTTTATCAATTGAAAAGGAATTGGTTGAAAAACtagattatgtaaacttaattaGTGCATTTGCGTCTAAAAACGCGAGAAGcgtaatatttaagtaatgtttgtatatcttttctcttttgatattaatttttaatgatctttgatgtagactttttcatgtatttagcgAATTCATTTATACATATTAATGTACAAAGGGGTGAGGGTCAAAGAACTCTAATGCTCCATAACGAAGGTTCGCCTAGGGTCCCAAATTCTCAGGGCCGACCCCGGTCCTAAGGGGCACTAATGGTGCCACTAGGATGATGATGTCTTCATTGCGAGAAGAACTTATATGAAATTGATTTACTGTCATATGGAgttccaataaaaaaaagttatagcGTTTGGAGACAAACTTACATATTATATAACCATATTAAAACAGAACTTTACAGAGCATTCGGGTAAACTTATTCCTTGCAAATTGCTCTTATTGACTACAACACATAACCAAGACGGAAGTTTATACTATTGAAGAGATAACCGGGCGAAAGTGGTACAAAAAGGATTTTAAATTAGCCTTATCAATTGAGAGTACGCTACACGCGTATCCACAGTGTTATGAATCATGACATAAGAAATAGAGCCCCCTACATACACGTAAAGTTAAAATAAAGAGTTCCAAAGCtcattttttttaccaaacaaaAGCTCATTTTAACAAGAAAAAATACAAGGCCCAAActggtttgtttgttttgaccGCCAAAACTAATATGCGTTAAAATTTGCTCAACGTGCATGTgtcatataaaaaaagaattgtttttAGGGTTGTTTTTATCAGTTCCGTCCTCGTAAAATAAAAACCCTTATTTTCGAAGGATCTACTACGGATTTGAATCCTAGAACCCCAAAGTTTTCTGATTGAGAAAGTAAGGAAATTCGTGAGCCGGTGGCTAACAAGTACTCCGACTTCGAGCTCTTTTACTTGAGGTTGAGGAGTGTACTGACGGA
This genomic stretch from Pyrus communis chromosome 2, drPyrComm1.1, whole genome shotgun sequence harbors:
- the LOC137726518 gene encoding subtilisin-like protease SBT1.2, whose amino-acid sequence is MELVTLKTRLFISILFVVLVSVCANTLQTYIVQLNPQGVTSSSFASKPSWHLSFLQQTMSSEEDASSRLLYSYHSAMEGFAAQLSELELESLKMLPDVISIRPDHRLQIHTTYSYKFLGLSLSASREGAWYKSAFGRGTIIGVLDTGVWPESPSFNDRGMPAVPNKWRGICQEGQNFNSSNCNRKLIGARFFTKGHRVATYTPDGGREYVSPRDSHGHGTHTSSTAGGATVPMASVLGNAAGVAQGMAPGAHIAVYKVCWLNGCYSSDILAAMDVAIRDGVDILSLSLGGFPIPLFDDNIAIGSFRAVEHGISVVCAAGNNGPIQSSVANEAPWITTIGASTLDRRFPGIVQMGNGKYLYGESLYPGNHLKRAGKELELVYVTSENSGSEYCFKGSLPRAKVRGKIVVCDRGVNGRAEKGEAVKEAGGAAMILANTVINQEENSIDVHVLPATLIGFKESVRLKAYINSTRRPTARIVFGGTVIGKSRAPAVAQFSARGPSYSNPSILKPDVIAPGVNIIAAWPQNLGPTGLPEDSRRVNFTIMSGTSMACPHGSGIAALIRSAHPKWSPAAIKSAVMTTAEVVDHSGKPIMDGDKPAGVFAIGAGHVNPEKAIDPGLIYDIRPEDYVTHLCTLGYTKSEILTITHRNVSCREVLKMNRGFSLNYPSISVIFKHGTRSKMIKRRVTNVGSPNSIYKVEVMAPKEVNVRVKPQRLIFTHINQSLSYKVWFTSRKRTEKGKMSFAQGQLTWVNSNNSFNRVKSPFSVTWK